From the Anaerolineae bacterium genome, the window CCGTGAGTATCTATGATTGAGAGAATTTCGGAAATCGTGAAGACCTGGCCATGATAATCAGGCTGGTAATAGGCAGAGGGCTTATCCCGGCCAAACCAGTGGGAGATCATACTATCCGGGTAAGTAAAACTCACCTCATCTTCCCGAAAGGCTGAAAGAGGGATACGTATTTCACCATGCCGGTCAGGATCAGGAGCGTGTTTTACTATCCATTTGGATGCCCCCAGCACCATCGGAATCGGATAAGCCGCCCGGGGTTGCCCGCCCTTGGCCATGAACGCTTCTCGGGCCCACTGCTCCGTTTGCTTTCGGTCGTGCAGATATTGAACCGGATTTTTGAATCTGGCAAAGGCAAGAGACCCTTCATATTTAACATAAAGGTCTTCCATAATTTGAATGGCTTCAATATCTGGTAGGGCCGACAGACTGCGAAATGGTTCTGTACCCCGCTGGTAATAATAAGTGAGATAATCAATCATAGTTTCCCTTTTGCAGTCTGGCGGCAGGGTGATATGTTTTGGCGTTTGTGATTCTTGGAGGAATGGCGCATGGCAAAGTGGAGGTTTCCTCTCCTCAGTTTACGGCCTGAAAAAAGATTCAGGAGTGAAAGGGTGATAAATGTCAGCAGGACATTTTTTCACTCCTTATTCTCATTCACCGTTCAGACTCGCATTATAACAAAAGGTTTAGGACTTTTGTACCCTTGTTTCCCCTTTTTTGCCCCTATTATCTAGGTGGAATTTCCCCCTAAAGCCAATAGGGGAAATCCCCCTATTACACAACCCCGGTCCGCTTGGGCAAGGGCCGGTAACAATGGTATAATCGCAATATGGAGCAAGTACGAATTCTTTTAGCCGATGACCATGCCGTGGTGCGGGCCGGCATTCGCAATGCCTTGCAGGAATTACCAAACCTGGATGTGGTGGGGGAGGTGGGGGATGGTCCGGAGTTGTTTGCCGCCTTGGCCAAAACTCGGCCTGATTTTTTGCTGATAGACGTGACCATGCCCAATTTTGAGCCAGTGTCCGCCATCCGGCAGATTCGAGCCGATTACCCGGCCATGAAAATCCTGGTGGTCAGCGCCTACGACGATGACTTTTACGTGCAGGGTTTGTTGGGAGCAGGGGTGAATGGTTATCATCTAAAAAATCAACCTCTCAGCGATTTACGCCTGGCCGTGCAACGGGTGCTGGCCGGCGAGAAGTGGATTTCCAGCCGGTTAGTGGATAAATTGGTTAGCCCCACCGGAGGGCGGGCTGTGCCGCCTCTCACCGCGCGCCAGCGCGAGATTCTGCGTTTATTGCAGCAGGGGTATGATAATCACACCATTGCCAAAGAGATGTGTTTGAGCGTTAAAACGGTGGAGAATCACCTCACCCGCCTCTACCGGCAACTCCAGGTGCAGAGCCGGCTGGAGGCGGTCAATTATGTGATGACCCACCCTGAAGTGCTGGCTGTATCGGGCCAGGAAGCGATGCTGGCTGTGTTCCTTCCTGAAACGCCGGCCCGAGAGCGGGTAACCATTTTGCTGGTGGATGACAACGGCCGTTATCGGCGCCAATTGCGGCGAGTGGTCGGCAAAGCGTATCCCCAGGCGGTTATTTATGAAGCGGAGAACACCAGAGAGGCCTTACGCTTGATAGAGGGCGCCGCGCCCCAATTAGTGTTGGTGGATGTGGTGCTGGGTGACGAGGACGGTATTCAATGCACCCGGCGGATCAAGGCCCAATTGCCCAATGTGCGCGTCATCCTGATCAGCGCCTATCCTGACCGGGGGTTTCGCCAGTTAGGGCTGGAGGCCGGGGCGGTGGCATTTTTAGATAAAAAAGACCTGGATACGGCCACGTTGCGCCAGGTGATTGAGGATGTGATGGGCTGTGAGTGAATTAAGATTTTTATGTGGTTTGATGAAACGAGATTGGCATGCTATATTACTACCTAGTGCATCTGGCACGCTGATTGTTTGAATGTGGCTAGATTGGGCCAGTCTCAAAGACTGGCCCAATCTCAAAGCATCAGGCTGACATTTGCACTAGCATCATTTGGCCCGTAAAATTTAATGACCAAAAAGCCAAACAAAGACTCTCGGAAGAAATCTCAACACCATCCGCAGCCCACGACTGTTTTGTTTATCCGCCACGGTGAAAACGAGTGGAGCAAGCGTGATAAACTGGCCGGCCGAACCCCCGGGGTGCATTTGAATGAATATGGCCGCCAACAAGCCAAAGCATTGGGCAAATACCTGGCCAAAGTGAAATTGAATGCAATTTATGCCAGCCCCCTGGAAAGAACTATGGAAACAGCCCAGGCCATTGGGCAATACCATAAATTAGAGGTTGAAGCGCGCAAAGGTTTTTTGGAAGTGGATTATGGCGCCTGGACCGGCCAAAAAGTTAAGAAATTAGCCCAAACACCGCAATGGCCGGCCATTCAATTCTATCCCAGCGGGGCCGGTTTTCCTGATGGAGAGAGCATGTATGGCATGCAGGCCCGCTTTGTGCAAGAGATCAACAGCCTGGTGGCCCGACATCCCGGCGAGACAATTGCGGTGGTGGGGCATGCCGATTTGATTAAGGCCGCCGTGGCCCATTATTTGGGCATGCATTTTGACCTGTTCCAGCGGATTGTGATCAGCACTGCGTCCATTACTACCATCAGCTTTACACCGCTGGGGCCGCGCGTGGTGTGCGTCAATGATACGCATCACGTTCCGCCGCCGAACCCGGACCGGAAAAAGGGCAAAACATAAACGAAAGAGGATTTTTATGGCAGGGCACCTGGTAGATTTTAATCCCGTTTCCCGGATTACCATCGGCACGGTTGGGCCGCCGGGCGAGCGCGTGTTTTTGTTGCAAGCCAGTCAAGGTAGGTCAACCATTACCCTTAAATTGGAAAAAGAGCAGGCTACCATTTTGGCCGCCAGTGTTATTGAGCTTTTGGAAGGATTGGATGAAAAGTATCCACAGATCTACTCCAAATTTGATGAGCCGCTGACCGCCGATTTGATGTTGCAGGAACCGTTAGCCCCCTCTTTTGTGGTAGGGCAAATTGGGCTGGGTTATGACCAGGAACAGGATTTAGTGGTGGTAGTAGTCCAAGAAGTTCAAGCAGAAGACGATGTGGCCTCCGACCCCTCTGCGGCCCGTTTTTGGGCCACGCGGGCGCAGATGAAGGTTTTTAGCGAACACACCCTGGGAGTGGTGCAACAGGGACGGCCGCTTTGTCCCCTGTGCCATGCGCCGATGGATCCCGAGGGACACTTTTGCCCCAGGAGCAACGGCCACGAGAAAAAATGGGTCTAGACGCTCGGCAAATCATTGACACTGTGCAAAAGCTGTCAACCGCCAACCGCCCCGAACTCGATCTCCCCTGGATTTTGGAAATGTTGTTGGAGGGAGAAATAGCGCTACAGGGCTTGTTCCCCTGGAGTTCTAACTATACCTTTCTGGTCAGCTTGAGCCGCCAGGCGCCGCCGGAAGGATCGCTGCCCCGGCAAGAATTGCTGGCGGTTTACAAACCATGCCAGGGCGAACGCCCCCTGTGGGATTTTCCCGAGGGCACGCTCTGCCAGCGAGAATTCGCCAGCTACCTGGTCAGCCAGATATTGGGCTGGCCGCGTATTCCCCCGGTTGTGTTTAGAGATAACGGTCCGCACGGGGCGGGCAGCGTGCAGCTTTTCATTGACGCCGATTTTGAGGCCCACTACTTTACCCTGCGCCACCTGCCGGCATTTACCGAAGCTTTTAGAAGCATGGCCTTGTTTGACTTTATTGTTAACAATGCCGACCGCAAAGGCGGGCATTGTCTTAAAGATAAAGATGGAAAAATTTGGGCCATTGACCATGGCCTGACTTTTCACACCGACCGCAAACTCCGCACCGTAATTTGGGAATTTTCCGACGAGGCTATTCCTCCCCCCCTGTTGAAAGACCTGGAACGTTTGCAAAGCATGCTGGATGAAACTTGTGTCTTTTACCGGGTGCTGGCGCAAGTCATCTCCCCGGCAGAAATTCGGGCTTTCAAAAAACGCATTGGCGTTTTGCTAAAAACAACTTCCTTCCCCGAATGGTCTTTGGGCCATAATGTGCCTTATCCGCCGGTATAATTACCTCTCTCTGTTATTGACCCTGGGTTAAGTGATTTGGATGCCGCGCGGCAGAGGGTATATCGGCCGTAAACGGCGGGAGCCTAGCGAATGGGGATGGTAATGCCCCTTGATAATTCCTGCAACGGCTCAACCAAGAGCCAGGGGAAAAGCCCCAAAAGAATACAGGCGCTTGCCAATAAACCAATGAGGATAAGGAGCAGCACCGGTTCCTGCAAGCTCAGAGCGACTCTGCTTGACAGTTTTGACGGTCGCTTTTTGGGTTGGGGTAATAGAAATTTCAGGCCGCGCCAATAGCCCATTGCCACGCCCAACCCCGCCAAAGCCAATAAGACGGGCCAACGCGAGTCAACCCCGGCTGTGGCCTGGAGCAATTGCCAGCGTAACGGAAAACCAATCGTCAGCGGCCCGCCGGCCAGGGTCAAGCCGCCGATAATCAGCCCGGCAGTCGTTACCGGCAGTCGCCGGGCCAGGCCGGTTACCTGGGCAAAACCGTCGTGCGCGGCATGCCGTTGCAGGGCCACCAGGCAGGCGGCGTTGAGGGTCAACGCCAAAGTGCGGACAATGAGGCCGGCCAAAATAGTGATCACGGCGGCCTGCCCGCCCGCGCCCAACCCGGCCAGGGCGCACCCCAGATCGTAAAGCGCGGCATAACCCAGCAATGCGCTAAAGCTGCGCTGTACGGCGGCCAGCAGCCCCCCTGCCAGGGCGGTCACTATCCCGGCCACAATCATGGCCCAGGCTAACGGCGATGAGGTCACTAGCCAGGGGAAGTTTGCCAGTAACTCTATCAGGGTTGAAAAAGCCGCCAGGGGAAAAGCAATAAGCACAAAGGCGGCAGCTGGAGGATTGGCTTCGGCGGCTACGGCCGTCAACCAGCCGTGGCCGGGAAAAACGGCCAGCCACAAGGCAAAACCTAGCCCAACGAGCAGGGTGGTTTGTTGCAAATAGCCGGCCAGCTGCGCCCCGCCGCTGAGTTGATACCGGTCAATGCGCCAAGCGGCTAACAGAAAAAGGGGCACGGCCAACGACAGCATCACTAAAAATCGTTGCGCGGCCCGGGTTGACTCTAGCCGCCTGCCCTGAATGATAAATACGGCAAAAATCACGGCTACCTCAATCAAAATGGCCGTAATACCCAGGTGACCGGAGAGGCTGGCGGCCACAAAAATGGCCAGGGTGGCCAGGCCAACCGGGTGAAACGTGCGTCCCCGGCCCGGCTCACGTTTGAGCGCAATTTGGTTTTCCGGGGGCGAAATGGGCAGAGCGATCAAAAACAGAACGGCTCCGGCGGCAAACAGTATAGCCAGGGTTGTTTGCGAGAGTTGGTCTAATTCGATGGGGCGGCCCAGGATATTGGCCACAAGTCCCGGCGGCAGTCGCCAGGCTAACCAGGCAGAAAAGAGGGCTACCCCGGCGGCGACAACGGCCCCCAACCCTGTCCGGCGCAAGAGGTATACCACCGGGACAGCGGCCAGGGGGACGATAATGAGCCATAAGGCAGGCGGCATCACTGTTCCTCCTCCGGGGCCGCGCCTTTAGCCACAATGAGATAGCTCAAGGCCAGCGCAATCAATAAATTGATGGAGCCCCACAGTCCGGTAATGAGCAGGCTTCGTTCGAGGGTGGTATAGAAAAGGTCAAAGCCTGTTAAAACCGTTAATAAACCGTGGCCCACTTTGAGCGGGTCCTCGGTGAGGATGAGGATGGTGAGACCGGCCAGGCTCAGCCAATAGACGGCAATGGTGAGGCTGGGCGATAGACCGGGCAGGCGAAACATCTGGCTTAAAGTGAGGGTGATCAAGATCATTAACAAGGCCGCCAACAACCTAAAGACCACGCCGGTGGGCGATGAAACCCGGTAGCGTTTGTCCTTTATTGGGGAGAAGAGCGGGGCGCTGATTGACACTTGCCGGGCCGATAAAAAGAGGATGGGGCAGATAAAGGCGCCGATCATTATTTTTAAAACGGCTATGTCGGGCCGCACCAGGCGCGAAAGGGCCAGCCCAACCAGGATGTATTGAGCCAGCAAAGCCAAAATGAGAAGACGCCAATCTCGACCTACCAAAATAAAACCGGCAGTGACAAATAGCCCTAATAAGGCGGTTTCTTGGCTGATGAATTGCAGTTGGTTTAGAATTTCTGGTAATGTTGGCATGAAAAACTAGAAATTAGGAAACAGCATTACTTGATTCCAGGTTGAGGCAGGCCGGACTATGTTTCGCGTAGAATAACGATGATGACGCCGACCAGGGCGGTGAAGAGCGCCCAGCCCAGGTAGTGCTGCCCTTCCAGAATAACGTTTGTCCGTAATATCAATTTTCCGATCCCACTCAATGATTTTTCTGCCCAGCGCAGCAGCCAACGTAGCTGGATAAATTCGGCCAGAGGGGGGACGGGGATTTTTAGCCGGTCAGTGATATTTTTTCTGAAATACCCTAGGGCAGCGGCAGCTATCACTGAAACAACTATCGTGGCCAGGGTGGCTGGAGTGAAGTTTGCGGCTGGCCATTCTATGTGCATCAAGGCTGCCAGAACAAGCGGCCCCAAACCCGGTATCAAAAAAGGAACTGCCGCCACCACCCCGGCCACCGAGGCCATAAGCTGGCCTGGCGTAAGGGATACGGATGATAGATTTGCGTTGTTCTGCCCCAGCAGGCCGAGCCAATAACGAGCCAGTCCGCTCAAAGCCAGGGTCTGGGCCACCATCACGCCGCCTATCAGGAGAAGATTTTCCAGGGAAAAAATGGCGATCCAGGCCGGCCAATTGAGGAATAAAGGCATGCCCACCAGGGTGAAGGTAGCAGCCAGGGCCGGAGTGTAGGGCCACCATTGCCAAAGTTCCCGGCCAAAGGGCGGCCTGCCCAGGGAGGGCGTCACCCACAAAGCAGCCAGGCTCAGAATAAGGCCCACTGCATAAGCCCCGATCACCTCTTTCGATAAAGAGGCCGCCAGTAGCAGGGGCAGCAAGGTTTGGACAAGAATCAGCCGGAC encodes:
- a CDS encoding response regulator; its protein translation is MEQVRILLADDHAVVRAGIRNALQELPNLDVVGEVGDGPELFAALAKTRPDFLLIDVTMPNFEPVSAIRQIRADYPAMKILVVSAYDDDFYVQGLLGAGVNGYHLKNQPLSDLRLAVQRVLAGEKWISSRLVDKLVSPTGGRAVPPLTARQREILRLLQQGYDNHTIAKEMCLSVKTVENHLTRLYRQLQVQSRLEAVNYVMTHPEVLAVSGQEAMLAVFLPETPARERVTILLVDDNGRYRRQLRRVVGKAYPQAVIYEAENTREALRLIEGAAPQLVLVDVVLGDEDGIQCTRRIKAQLPNVRVILISAYPDRGFRQLGLEAGAVAFLDKKDLDTATLRQVIEDVMGCE
- a CDS encoding MSMEG_4193 family putative phosphomutase, with translation MTKKPNKDSRKKSQHHPQPTTVLFIRHGENEWSKRDKLAGRTPGVHLNEYGRQQAKALGKYLAKVKLNAIYASPLERTMETAQAIGQYHKLEVEARKGFLEVDYGAWTGQKVKKLAQTPQWPAIQFYPSGAGFPDGESMYGMQARFVQEINSLVARHPGETIAVVGHADLIKAAVAHYLGMHFDLFQRIVISTASITTISFTPLGPRVVCVNDTHHVPPPNPDRKKGKT
- a CDS encoding DUF3090 family protein, which codes for MAGHLVDFNPVSRITIGTVGPPGERVFLLQASQGRSTITLKLEKEQATILAASVIELLEGLDEKYPQIYSKFDEPLTADLMLQEPLAPSFVVGQIGLGYDQEQDLVVVVVQEVQAEDDVASDPSAARFWATRAQMKVFSEHTLGVVQQGRPLCPLCHAPMDPEGHFCPRSNGHEKKWV
- a CDS encoding SCO1664 family protein, translated to MGLDARQIIDTVQKLSTANRPELDLPWILEMLLEGEIALQGLFPWSSNYTFLVSLSRQAPPEGSLPRQELLAVYKPCQGERPLWDFPEGTLCQREFASYLVSQILGWPRIPPVVFRDNGPHGAGSVQLFIDADFEAHYFTLRHLPAFTEAFRSMALFDFIVNNADRKGGHCLKDKDGKIWAIDHGLTFHTDRKLRTVIWEFSDEAIPPPLLKDLERLQSMLDETCVFYRVLAQVISPAEIRAFKKRIGVLLKTTSFPEWSLGHNVPYPPV